The following proteins come from a genomic window of Gossypium raimondii isolate GPD5lz chromosome 5, ASM2569854v1, whole genome shotgun sequence:
- the LOC105771173 gene encoding protein BLISTER-like isoform X2, translating to MVPCYSVESHIEDLTQEKFSLQRALEASCTLAESLVAENSSLTDSYNQQRSIVNRLKSDMESLQEEIKAQLDGAQDVVELWPAMQ from the exons ATGGTTCCTTGCTATTCTGTAGAATCG CATATTGAAGACTTGACTCAGGAAAAGTTTTCACTGCAACGAGCTCTTGAGGCCTCATGTACATTAGCAGAATCTTTGGTTGCTGAAAACTCATCTTTGACTGATAGTTATAACCAACAG AGAAGCATTGTCAACCGGCTAAAATCTGACATGGAGAGCTTACAAGAAGAAATCAAGGCCCAACTG GATGGTGCACAGGATGTTGTTGAACTTTGGCCTGCAATGCAATAG
- the LOC105771173 gene encoding protein BLISTER-like isoform X1 has protein sequence MLYFKMLCCLYADLYFILLCSLSGDVQIVRELVTNLLTVLFINVFSVHCLGFSNLFILILQHIEDLTQEKFSLQRALEASCTLAESLVAENSSLTDSYNQQRSIVNRLKSDMESLQEEIKAQLDGAQDVVELWPAMQ, from the exons ATGctgtattttaaaatgttatgcTGTCTGTATGCTGATCTGTATTTTATTCTCTTGTGTTCTTTGTCTGGTGATGTTCAAATTGTTAGGGAGCTTGTTACAAATTTGTTAACGgttttgtttattaatgttTTCTCTGTTCATTGTCTTGGCTTTTCTAATCTATTCATCCTTATTCTGCAGCATATTGAAGACTTGACTCAGGAAAAGTTTTCACTGCAACGAGCTCTTGAGGCCTCATGTACATTAGCAGAATCTTTGGTTGCTGAAAACTCATCTTTGACTGATAGTTATAACCAACAG AGAAGCATTGTCAACCGGCTAAAATCTGACATGGAGAGCTTACAAGAAGAAATCAAGGCCCAACTG GATGGTGCACAGGATGTTGTTGAACTTTGGCCTGCAATGCAATAG